In Acaryochloris marina S15, a single genomic region encodes these proteins:
- a CDS encoding heme-copper oxidase subunit III — MQGSTTDQNQADITYAATVETTEHHSEHPDLRLFGFIVFLVSESMLFLGLFVAYFAFRVVTPEWPPEGTEELELILPGINTIILISSSFVIHKADTAIKQSGDVKAARLWFAITIAMGATFLAGQVYEYNHLGFGLTTNLFASTFYLLTGFHGLHVFVGLLLMSSVLWRSRVPGHYSETSHFGIEATEVYWHFVDVIWIVLFLILYIL; from the coding sequence ATGCAAGGTTCAACAACCGATCAAAATCAAGCCGATATTACCTATGCAGCCACGGTAGAGACAACTGAGCATCATAGTGAACATCCCGATTTACGGCTTTTTGGGTTTATTGTCTTCCTCGTCTCAGAAAGCATGTTGTTTCTGGGACTCTTTGTGGCCTATTTCGCCTTCCGCGTGGTGACGCCTGAATGGCCACCCGAAGGCACTGAAGAACTTGAATTGATACTCCCTGGAATCAACACCATCATTTTGATTTCCAGTAGTTTTGTGATTCATAAGGCTGACACTGCGATTAAGCAGAGTGGGGATGTTAAAGCAGCCCGATTATGGTTTGCGATCACCATTGCCATGGGGGCGACCTTCTTAGCCGGTCAGGTCTACGAGTACAACCATCTTGGATTTGGTTTAACCACCAACCTCTTTGCCAGTACCTTCTATTTGTTGACAGGCTTCCACGGACTGCATGTATTTGTAGGCTTACTGTTGATGTCATCAGTGTTGTGGCGTTCACGAGTTCCAGGTCACTATTCTGAAACCAGCCACTTTGGGATTGAGGCCACCGAAGTTTATTGGCACTTTGTGGACGTTATCTGGATTGTTTTATTCCTGATTTTGTATATCCTCTAA
- the nadC gene encoding carboxylating nicotinate-nucleotide diphosphorylase, whose product MANLPPWLILDPLLQAWLAEDIGRGDRTTQALWPAGSEAEWGQAELRLKQPGVVAGLPLFQRVFHLLSFQVEMHSLVKEGENSSSETVVAQLQGPMSALLMGERVALNLIMPLSGIASLTRTYADKIADLPTQLVDTRKTTPGLRILEKYATQVGGAINHRMGLDDAVMIKDNHIVAAGGIGEAVRRVRQQIPFPLAIEVETETLEQVQQAVDNQADIIMLDNMAVEQMQSAVKLIRTQCAHTVKIEASGNINLQTIRAVAETGVDYISTSAPITQASWLDLSLKFMD is encoded by the coding sequence GTGGCAAATTTACCTCCCTGGCTGATTCTAGATCCACTTCTACAAGCCTGGCTGGCTGAAGATATTGGCCGGGGCGATCGCACGACCCAGGCCCTCTGGCCTGCTGGGTCAGAAGCCGAGTGGGGGCAAGCTGAACTCCGTCTTAAGCAGCCGGGGGTCGTTGCGGGTTTGCCTTTGTTTCAGCGAGTATTCCATCTCCTGAGTTTCCAGGTGGAGATGCATTCTCTCGTTAAAGAGGGAGAGAACAGTTCTTCTGAGACCGTTGTTGCCCAGCTCCAAGGACCCATGAGTGCCTTACTGATGGGAGAGCGGGTCGCCCTGAACTTGATCATGCCGTTAAGTGGCATTGCCTCCCTAACTCGCACCTATGCCGATAAAATTGCCGATTTACCGACTCAGCTCGTTGATACTCGCAAGACGACACCTGGCCTGCGTATCTTAGAAAAATATGCCACCCAGGTCGGAGGAGCGATAAATCATCGCATGGGCTTGGATGACGCGGTGATGATTAAGGACAATCATATTGTTGCTGCTGGGGGAATTGGTGAAGCCGTTCGTCGCGTGCGTCAACAAATTCCGTTTCCCCTCGCCATTGAAGTGGAAACTGAAACATTGGAGCAAGTCCAGCAGGCTGTGGATAATCAGGCCGATATCATTATGCTGGACAATATGGCGGTTGAGCAGATGCAATCTGCCGTCAAACTGATTCGAACCCAATGTGCCCACACGGTCAAAATTGAAGCTTCGGGCAATATCAATTTACAAACGATTAGAGCGGTTGCCGAAACAGGCGTGGACTATATCTCTACGAGTGCCCCGATCACCCAAGCGAGTTGGTTGGATCTGAGCCTTAAGTTTATGGACTGA
- a CDS encoding LysR family transcriptional regulator, whose product MSDLPFTLDQLRILKAIAAEGSFKRAADSLYVSQPAVSLQVQNLERQLAVPLFDRGGRRAQLTEAGHLLLDYGDKILALCQETCRAIEDLQNLQGGTLVIGASQTTGTYLMPRLIGLFRQAYPDVAVQLHVHSTRRTCWSIVNGQVDLAIIGGEVPLELQESLTVTAYAEDELALILPKSHPLAESAVIQREDLYKLSFITLDAQSTIRKVIDQILTRGNIDPRLLKIEMELNSIEAIKNAVQSGLGAAFVSTSAIEKELELGSLKRVKIENVAIKRILSLIINPNRYRSKAAEIFISEILPKFSTLSSDLKGIANSSDDAELVTSATN is encoded by the coding sequence ATGTCTGACCTTCCGTTTACGCTTGATCAACTCCGCATTCTCAAAGCAATTGCTGCGGAAGGGAGTTTTAAGCGTGCCGCTGATAGTTTATATGTCTCTCAACCCGCCGTTAGCCTTCAAGTTCAGAACTTAGAGCGTCAGCTAGCCGTACCTCTTTTTGACCGAGGAGGACGACGAGCCCAGTTGACTGAAGCTGGCCATCTCTTGCTTGACTATGGCGATAAAATTTTAGCCCTTTGTCAGGAAACCTGCCGCGCCATTGAAGATTTGCAGAACCTGCAAGGGGGCACCCTCGTGATTGGGGCTAGCCAGACCACAGGAACGTATCTGATGCCGCGTCTAATTGGATTATTCCGTCAGGCCTATCCTGATGTAGCCGTCCAGCTTCATGTTCATTCCACTCGCCGCACGTGCTGGAGTATTGTCAATGGGCAAGTTGATTTAGCGATTATCGGCGGTGAAGTCCCGTTGGAATTGCAAGAATCCTTAACGGTGACTGCTTATGCTGAAGATGAGCTGGCCTTGATTTTGCCGAAGTCCCATCCGCTTGCTGAGTCTGCAGTGATTCAACGGGAAGATCTGTACAAGCTTAGCTTTATCACCCTGGATGCCCAGTCCACGATTCGCAAGGTGATTGATCAAATCCTAACGAGAGGCAACATCGATCCTCGTTTGTTAAAAATTGAAATGGAACTGAATTCCATTGAAGCGATTAAGAATGCGGTTCAGTCGGGTTTAGGAGCTGCTTTTGTCTCCACATCTGCGATTGAGAAAGAACTTGAGTTGGGTAGTTTGAAGCGCGTAAAAATTGAGAATGTTGCTATAAAGAGGATATTATCTCTGATTATCAACCCCAATCGATATCGCTCCAAAGCGGCAGAGATTTTTATCTCCGAGATTTTGCCCAAGTTTAGTACTCTATCCTCAGACCTAAAAGGAATTGCGAACTCATCTGACGATGCCGAACTTGTTACCTCTGCCACTAACTAG
- a CDS encoding serine/threonine-protein kinase, producing the protein MEIYCTRPNCQRPNNYFADLDDPQALKAVQQKFCLSCGMPLILIGRYLPSRLLAKGGFGAAYLACDRYTPGLRDCVVKQFQPTGLGPSQMQMAQSLFQREAEVLEKLGRHPQIPDLFAFFELPVSGRGSQPAEDFFYLAQEFIDGKTLEEELDDKTQFKEKEILELLAEILPVLQFVHENGSIHRDIKPSNIMRHTHTNMTQTGNGLLYLLDFGAVKQVANVAAPTPSKATSIYTPFYAPPEQTHGNQVFPSSDLYALAVTCIVLLTGKAPNDLFDTSHNQWNWRPHAQVSDRLALILDRILETSPQKRFQSAAEILVQLGQPRSSLGQPLNYSQPAPQSPSPPAPVSPAPASPVPQAASPVPQAPVPQAASPAIPTPVRVKTPPPPFSLVRMLGGAAFTGFEGGVLAVALTSFLGTTLISGGFWIGLVAVLVYCQLQQWIERVDLAIIAVLTLVIIFFVPALQGGNPIQSILLLGVVSGLVLMTLSLVFRLIYGVLSQFL; encoded by the coding sequence ATGGAGATTTACTGTACCCGCCCGAATTGTCAGCGCCCGAATAACTATTTTGCTGACCTGGATGATCCTCAGGCTCTCAAAGCTGTACAGCAAAAGTTTTGCTTAAGCTGTGGAATGCCGTTGATCCTTATTGGTCGATATTTACCGTCGCGACTGCTGGCAAAGGGTGGATTTGGAGCGGCGTATCTAGCTTGCGATCGCTACACGCCAGGCTTACGGGATTGTGTGGTGAAGCAATTTCAGCCCACGGGTTTAGGGCCTAGCCAGATGCAAATGGCCCAAAGCTTATTTCAGCGAGAAGCCGAAGTCCTGGAAAAATTGGGTCGGCATCCGCAAATTCCGGATCTATTTGCTTTTTTTGAGTTACCGGTCTCTGGGCGAGGATCACAACCCGCTGAAGATTTTTTCTATTTGGCCCAAGAATTTATTGATGGCAAAACTCTTGAAGAAGAGTTAGACGACAAAACTCAGTTTAAGGAAAAGGAAATCCTGGAACTGCTGGCAGAAATTCTGCCTGTTCTCCAGTTTGTCCATGAGAATGGCTCGATTCATCGGGATATTAAGCCTTCGAATATCATGCGCCATACCCATACCAATATGACCCAAACGGGAAATGGGTTGCTGTATCTCCTGGATTTTGGGGCCGTGAAGCAGGTCGCCAATGTGGCAGCCCCTACCCCCAGCAAGGCCACCAGTATCTATACCCCCTTCTATGCTCCACCGGAGCAAACCCATGGTAATCAGGTGTTTCCCTCGTCCGATTTATACGCGTTGGCCGTCACCTGTATTGTGCTGTTAACGGGTAAAGCCCCCAACGACTTGTTCGATACGTCCCACAATCAGTGGAACTGGCGACCCCATGCTCAGGTGAGCGATCGTTTGGCTCTGATTTTGGACCGGATATTAGAGACTTCACCCCAAAAACGATTTCAGTCTGCTGCCGAAATTCTGGTGCAGTTGGGTCAACCCCGTTCCAGTCTGGGGCAGCCACTTAACTATAGTCAGCCCGCACCCCAATCTCCATCCCCACCCGCTCCTGTGTCGCCAGCTCCTGCCAGTCCTGTACCTCAGGCAGCCAGTCCTGTACCTCAAGCTCCTGTGCCTCAGGCGGCTAGTCCTGCTATCCCGACCCCCGTGCGTGTCAAGACACCACCACCTCCTTTTTCGCTAGTTCGCATGTTAGGGGGAGCTGCTTTCACGGGGTTTGAAGGAGGCGTATTGGCAGTGGCACTGACGAGCTTTTTGGGTACAACCCTGATCAGCGGTGGTTTTTGGATAGGCCTAGTGGCTGTTTTGGTCTATTGTCAATTGCAGCAATGGATTGAGCGGGTTGATTTGGCCATTATTGCCGTGCTTACCTTGGTGATTATCTTCTTTGTCCCAGCGCTTCAAGGCGGTAACCCCATTCAATCTATTTTGTTGCTGGGGGTTGTATCGGGTTTAGTGTTGATGACCCTGAGCCTAGTGTTTCGACTGATTTATGGTGTTTTATCTCAGTTCCTTTGA
- a CDS encoding phosphotransferase enzyme family protein, translating into MSDPLPPGLSPWVVAEQFKPAGTVVDIQEFGQGNINSTFLVTLDAATDQRFILQRINTQVFQQPQLVMRNIRTYSEHVCQRLQTDGCQRRWEVPQVFLTQDRQDHWVSPNGDFWRAMSFVETAQALQEITTPDQAEEVGYALGMFHHLISDLPAEQLADTLEGFHITPQYLQQFEQVQDTQVELTPEVEYCLQFVCDRKQDTNILETAKAEGKLRIRLMHGDPKINNILMDTETQQAVSVIDLDTVKPGLIHYDIGDCLRSGCNPLGEETEQWEMVQFDLKMCQRILQGYLAVAQSFLTDDDYDYLYDAIRLIAFELGLRFFTDYLAGNVYFKVNHPDHNLNRALVQFKLTESIEAQSEAIQALIQSLR; encoded by the coding sequence ATGAGTGATCCTCTACCCCCCGGTTTGTCCCCTTGGGTTGTCGCAGAACAATTCAAACCTGCAGGGACCGTCGTTGATATCCAAGAATTTGGTCAAGGCAATATCAACAGTACGTTTCTGGTGACCTTAGATGCTGCGACGGACCAACGGTTTATTCTGCAGCGAATTAATACCCAGGTGTTTCAGCAGCCTCAATTGGTGATGCGGAATATTCGCACCTATTCGGAGCATGTTTGCCAACGACTACAAACAGATGGCTGTCAAAGACGTTGGGAAGTGCCCCAAGTCTTTCTTACCCAAGACCGTCAGGACCATTGGGTCAGTCCGAATGGTGACTTTTGGCGGGCCATGAGTTTTGTGGAAACGGCCCAAGCTCTCCAGGAAATCACGACCCCTGATCAGGCGGAAGAGGTGGGCTATGCCTTGGGTATGTTTCACCATCTAATTAGCGATCTACCGGCGGAGCAGTTGGCGGATACCCTGGAGGGCTTTCATATTACCCCTCAATATTTACAGCAGTTTGAGCAGGTGCAGGATACTCAGGTTGAGTTGACGCCTGAAGTGGAATATTGTCTGCAATTTGTGTGCGATCGCAAACAAGATACCAATATTCTCGAAACGGCTAAAGCGGAGGGCAAACTCCGCATCCGTCTAATGCATGGCGATCCTAAGATCAACAACATCTTGATGGATACAGAGACCCAGCAGGCGGTGAGTGTGATCGATCTCGATACGGTGAAACCTGGGTTGATTCACTACGACATTGGTGACTGTCTGCGGTCGGGCTGTAACCCCTTGGGAGAAGAAACGGAACAGTGGGAAATGGTGCAGTTTGATCTCAAGATGTGCCAGCGGATTCTACAAGGATATTTGGCGGTCGCTCAGTCTTTCCTGACAGACGATGATTATGACTACCTTTATGATGCCATCCGCCTGATTGCCTTTGAACTAGGGCTGCGCTTCTTTACGGACTACCTTGCAGGCAATGTTTATTTCAAGGTCAACCATCCAGACCATAATCTCAACCGCGCCTTAGTTCAGTTCAAACTGACGGAGAGTATCGAAGCCCAATCCGAAGCGATTCAAGCCCTGATCCAATCCTTGCGATGA
- a CDS encoding DOMON-like domain-containing protein, whose product MTAFTLQPFGEPHPEITIAGTLEREGHQLAISYTVSGNLNQVIVPPPSSPTRQFDLWEATCLEFFLGQPHQPNYWEFNLSPAGDWNAFHLEAYRQGLQEVEAIKALPFQVHHQQTALTLSLTFDLNQIMATSPALDVGICAVIQSPDLPLTYWALCHPGSEADFHQRDSFILVL is encoded by the coding sequence ATGACTGCCTTTACCCTTCAGCCCTTTGGCGAACCCCACCCCGAGATCACAATTGCAGGCACCTTAGAGCGAGAGGGGCATCAACTTGCGATCTCATACACAGTTTCCGGCAACTTAAATCAGGTAATCGTTCCCCCGCCGTCGTCACCGACTCGCCAATTTGATCTGTGGGAAGCGACCTGTCTGGAATTTTTCCTAGGGCAGCCTCACCAGCCCAATTATTGGGAGTTTAATCTTTCCCCCGCCGGAGATTGGAATGCCTTTCACCTTGAGGCTTACCGCCAAGGCTTACAGGAAGTTGAGGCGATCAAGGCGCTGCCGTTCCAAGTTCATCACCAGCAGACCGCCCTCACTTTGTCTTTAACCTTTGATCTCAACCAAATTATGGCTACTTCCCCTGCTTTAGACGTGGGGATTTGTGCGGTGATTCAATCTCCTGACCTGCCCCTGACCTACTGGGCATTATGCCATCCAGGATCTGAGGCTGATTTTCATCAACGGGATAGTTTTATTCTGGTGCTCTAA
- a CDS encoding FHA domain-containing protein has translation MNVQAPTPPIVVTQDCHVLMIEEEEGVRCVLLESPTYSLGRDKKNSIVLPASKAVSRFHAMLLRIPGANSSGYSYRIVDGDATGKLSTNGVVVNGERTTSHTLVEGDAVMLGNVKASYRLMTLSPSGLNQVSVEGLDIRSTLPHVFNPHATLTREHAVPSGMNNTMPPIEEDLPPTMFFKKAPKKTAP, from the coding sequence ATGAATGTACAAGCTCCAACACCGCCAATAGTGGTGACCCAAGATTGTCACGTGTTGATGATTGAAGAAGAAGAAGGGGTTCGCTGTGTATTATTAGAGTCCCCCACCTATTCTCTAGGGCGAGATAAGAAAAATTCCATTGTGTTGCCTGCGTCCAAAGCAGTATCTCGTTTTCATGCCATGCTGTTGCGTATCCCTGGTGCCAATAGTTCTGGCTATAGCTACCGAATTGTCGATGGAGATGCAACGGGTAAGCTCAGCACCAATGGTGTCGTCGTCAATGGTGAACGTACAACCTCTCATACCTTGGTCGAAGGGGATGCCGTTATGTTGGGCAATGTTAAAGCGTCCTATCGCTTAATGACCTTGTCTCCTTCAGGACTGAACCAGGTGAGTGTCGAAGGATTAGATATTCGCAGTACCCTGCCCCATGTTTTCAATCCCCACGCCACTCTGACCAGAGAACATGCTGTTCCATCGGGCATGAATAATACAATGCCCCCGATCGAAGAAGATTTACCGCCCACCATGTTTTTTAAGAAAGCCCCCAAGAAAACAGCACCTTAA
- a CDS encoding AAA-like domain-containing protein — MNSTAYKVGGSLGYDHPSYVTRQADHELLAALSQGDFCYVFNSRQMGKSSLKVRAMNYLADQQHSCVSMDMTLPGSQVQEQQWYASLMVQLWQGLALTDQLNLKQWLQAQAYLSPVQQLKHFIDEVLYQYVPDRKIFIFIDEIDKILSLPFSVDDFFALIRLFYNQRAENGVYNRLTFALFGVATPSDLIQDKTQTLFNIGHAIELAGFTPEEARPLQQGLQSYASNTEAVLQAIVAWTGGQPFLSQKLCQLVIQKQAKIPAGQEENSIAALVRSHVINHWSTQDEPVHLRTIRDRLQHHPARTGQLLGLYRQILDQEFVVADGSAAHSELQLSGLVVSRQGQLTVYNRIYRHIFNPSWIEQELAALRPYAEMMQAWERSDRQDTSRLLRGQALQDAFDWSQEQQLSNQDYQFLAASQALDKQIAIDNERKARDLERLSTQLDAEKQAKQTLAAAYADAKRKLRLGTGILALSLIGAISTSIWVNHALQQQQIAQTQSIEWAGKSALQQFDFDQIAALLTALESGQNLRPLVSQHQSLQSYPTTTPLIALQEILQHIWERNRLEGHTATVNSISFSPDGQSIATASRDGTARLWNLQGQTQKVLTGHQGDIYNIAFSPDGQLLATASQDRTIRLWTRSGRTVQILQGHQGDIYDLSWSGDGNYIASASKDGTAIVFDRQGRQRLRFQQHQDSIYAISISPDSQRIATTSRDGTIRIWTPTGKQLLVLTGHQGAIYDVSFSPDGQQLVTAGADQTVRLWSIQGKPLKIFRGHQGAVYDVSFSAAGQWIASASGDKTIRLWDQSGQALQVLRGHQGAVYSARFSPQGNLLATASNDEDSAHIWQVRSTWLAQQQRQLQGRIASLNFSIDSQDLITAWVNGSMSIGKPTQPNFKQLQSQVNAVTSLSFQAQKQLLAAATKQGTVHLYQKDKLLQTFQAHKDTIYNIQLNPQNNLLATASRDETVKLWNHQGEQQASLKGHSGAVYSVRFSPDARHLLTTSEDGTARLWTLTGDLIAQLPDHQGAVYDGHFSPDGQTLATASEDGQIRLWTRQGQLLTSFRNYPSSVYRLRFSPDGQRIATGSTDGNIQIWDLQGNLQMEFDGHATVIQDLSFDSKGQQLTSVANDGTVQTWQLSETPQEHLDALLQRGCHWLADYLDSHPQEQLSVCQGS, encoded by the coding sequence ATGAATTCGACAGCCTATAAAGTTGGCGGTAGTTTAGGCTACGACCATCCTTCCTATGTCACCCGGCAAGCCGATCATGAACTGTTAGCAGCCCTCAGCCAGGGAGATTTCTGCTATGTCTTCAACAGTCGCCAAATGGGGAAGTCGAGCCTAAAAGTCCGGGCCATGAACTATCTGGCCGATCAGCAGCACTCCTGTGTCTCCATGGATATGACCCTGCCGGGTAGCCAAGTACAGGAGCAACAGTGGTATGCCAGTCTGATGGTTCAACTCTGGCAAGGGTTAGCTCTGACAGACCAGCTTAACCTCAAGCAATGGCTACAGGCCCAAGCTTATTTATCGCCTGTACAGCAGCTAAAGCACTTTATCGATGAGGTGTTGTACCAGTACGTTCCTGACCGTAAGATTTTTATCTTTATTGACGAAATTGACAAAATTCTCAGCCTTCCATTCTCCGTCGATGACTTTTTTGCTTTAATTCGCTTGTTTTATAATCAACGAGCAGAGAATGGCGTTTATAACCGGTTAACCTTCGCCTTATTTGGTGTCGCGACCCCTTCTGATCTGATTCAAGATAAAACCCAAACCCTATTTAATATTGGCCATGCGATCGAACTGGCTGGATTCACCCCAGAAGAAGCTCGGCCACTCCAGCAGGGACTGCAGTCTTATGCGTCCAATACAGAAGCTGTATTGCAAGCCATAGTAGCCTGGACTGGGGGGCAACCTTTTCTATCTCAGAAGCTGTGCCAATTAGTGATTCAGAAACAGGCTAAAATCCCGGCAGGACAAGAGGAAAATAGTATTGCAGCCTTGGTGCGATCTCACGTCATAAATCATTGGTCCACCCAAGACGAGCCCGTCCATTTACGCACGATCCGTGATCGACTCCAACACCACCCAGCCCGCACAGGACAACTCCTGGGCCTGTATCGCCAGATCCTAGACCAAGAATTCGTGGTTGCCGATGGTAGTGCGGCCCACAGTGAACTCCAGCTGTCTGGGTTAGTGGTCAGTCGACAAGGGCAACTAACCGTCTATAACCGTATCTACCGTCACATTTTCAACCCAAGCTGGATAGAACAGGAACTGGCTGCCCTGCGCCCCTATGCGGAAATGATGCAGGCCTGGGAACGATCCGACCGTCAAGATACCTCTCGCCTGCTAAGAGGTCAGGCCTTACAAGATGCCTTTGACTGGTCTCAAGAGCAGCAACTCAGCAACCAAGATTACCAATTCCTAGCGGCCAGTCAAGCTTTAGATAAGCAAATCGCCATTGACAATGAGCGTAAGGCGAGAGACTTAGAGCGTCTAAGCACCCAACTCGATGCCGAAAAACAAGCCAAACAGACCCTAGCCGCAGCCTATGCCGACGCCAAACGTAAACTACGGTTAGGCACAGGAATTCTGGCTCTGTCCTTGATAGGTGCCATTTCGACCTCTATCTGGGTGAACCATGCCTTGCAGCAACAACAAATTGCCCAAACCCAATCCATTGAATGGGCCGGTAAAAGTGCACTCCAGCAATTTGACTTTGACCAGATTGCAGCCCTACTCACGGCCCTGGAATCCGGTCAAAATCTCCGGCCTCTTGTGAGTCAACATCAGTCTTTACAAAGCTATCCCACCACCACACCCTTAATCGCCTTACAAGAAATCTTGCAGCATATCTGGGAGCGCAACCGCTTAGAAGGTCATACAGCCACGGTTAATAGCATCAGTTTTAGTCCCGATGGCCAGTCGATTGCCACCGCCTCTCGGGATGGTACCGCCCGCCTGTGGAACCTGCAAGGACAAACCCAAAAGGTTCTTACTGGACACCAAGGCGATATCTACAATATTGCCTTTAGTCCTGATGGACAGCTTCTGGCTACCGCCTCTCAAGATCGAACCATTCGCTTATGGACCCGGTCGGGACGAACGGTACAGATCTTGCAAGGACATCAAGGCGATATCTATGACCTCAGTTGGAGTGGAGACGGCAACTATATCGCCTCAGCCTCGAAGGATGGCACCGCCATTGTGTTCGATCGCCAAGGGCGTCAACGTTTGCGATTCCAACAGCATCAAGACTCAATCTATGCCATTAGTATTAGTCCCGACAGCCAAAGGATTGCCACAACCTCCCGGGATGGGACAATCCGCATCTGGACCCCTACTGGCAAGCAGCTATTGGTTCTAACAGGACATCAAGGCGCTATCTATGATGTGAGCTTTAGTCCAGATGGGCAGCAACTCGTCACGGCAGGGGCGGATCAAACGGTGCGATTGTGGAGCATCCAAGGAAAACCCTTAAAGATCTTCAGGGGCCACCAAGGGGCCGTTTACGACGTTAGTTTTAGTGCAGCAGGTCAGTGGATAGCCTCTGCTTCCGGGGATAAAACCATTCGGCTATGGGATCAATCTGGACAGGCATTACAGGTATTGAGGGGGCACCAAGGCGCTGTCTATAGCGCTCGGTTTAGTCCCCAAGGGAATCTCCTGGCCACCGCCTCCAATGATGAAGATAGTGCCCATATCTGGCAGGTTCGTTCGACTTGGCTCGCGCAACAACAGCGGCAGCTTCAAGGTAGAATCGCCAGTTTGAATTTCAGTATTGACAGCCAGGATTTAATCACAGCTTGGGTGAATGGTTCTATGTCAATCGGGAAACCGACCCAACCCAACTTCAAACAACTACAAAGTCAGGTCAATGCTGTTACGAGTCTGAGCTTCCAGGCTCAAAAACAACTACTGGCAGCAGCCACCAAGCAAGGCACCGTTCACTTATACCAGAAAGACAAGCTACTCCAAACGTTCCAAGCTCACAAAGATACCATTTACAATATCCAACTCAACCCCCAAAACAATCTCCTAGCAACAGCTTCTCGGGATGAGACCGTTAAACTCTGGAATCACCAGGGAGAGCAGCAGGCTTCACTGAAAGGCCATTCTGGGGCGGTCTATAGCGTTCGCTTCAGTCCCGATGCTCGACACCTCTTAACCACCTCTGAGGACGGTACTGCCCGATTATGGACCCTAACAGGGGATCTGATAGCTCAACTGCCCGATCACCAAGGGGCAGTGTATGACGGTCACTTTAGTCCCGATGGCCAGACCCTCGCCACCGCATCGGAAGATGGTCAAATTCGTCTCTGGACACGACAGGGCCAACTGCTCACTTCTTTTCGCAATTATCCAAGCTCTGTGTATCGTCTCCGTTTTAGTCCTGATGGCCAACGCATCGCCACCGGCTCAACAGATGGCAATATCCAAATTTGGGACTTACAAGGAAACCTACAAATGGAATTTGATGGTCACGCTACGGTGATCCAAGATCTCAGCTTTGACAGTAAGGGTCAGCAATTGACGTCCGTCGCCAATGATGGAACCGTTCAGACTTGGCAACTGTCTGAGACTCCTCAAGAACATTTGGATGCCTTATTACAGCGAGGCTGCCATTGGCTGGCTGATTATTTAGACAGTCATCCCCAGGAACAGTTATCCGTATGCCAAGGATCATAG